In Deinococcus maricopensis DSM 21211, the sequence GAAGCGGGCGCGCAGCTGATGCGCGGCGCTGATGCCGGTGGCGTACTGGAAGGTGTAGAAGTTGCTGTACAGGTGCGTGCTGAACTGCGCCCACATGATGCCACTCCGTTCGCGGTCCATGCGGACGGTGTCGCCGTACCCTTCGCTGAGCAGGTCCGCCATGAGGTCGTTCATGGTGGGGGCGCTGAGGGGCTTGCCGGCTTCGGCGCGCTGGTGCGTTTCGAGTTCGAAGCGCGCGAGGGTCGGCATGATGAAGAAGTACCGGTGGAAGTTGCTCATGGCCTCTTCGATGAGCGCCACCTCGAAGTCCGGGGTGATGTCCGTGCCGAACAGGTGGTGGCGGACCATCGCCTGGTTGAAGTTGCTGGCGACTTCCGCGGCGAACAGCGTGTAGCGGGCCTGCGGGGTGGGTTGCGTGCGGGAGGAGAGCAGGCTGTGCATGCTGTGCCCGATCTCGTGCGCGAGGGTGCTCATGCTGAACAGGCTGTCCTGCCAGCTCATGAAGATGTAGGGTTTCCCGCCGGGCAGGCCGGTGCTGTACGCGCCCTGGCGTTTGCCTTCGTTCGCGCCGTAGTCGACCCAGCGTTGCGTGGTGAGGCCGTCGCGCATGGTGCGGGTGTAGTCCTCGCCGAGCGGGGCCATGCCGTCGGTGATCCAGTCGACAGCCTGCGCGTACGTGACGCGGGGCGGGTTGGCGGTGAGTGGGGCCTTGACGTCGTACTCGCGGAGTTCCGGCAGGCCGAGCCATTTGGCGCGGGCGCGCCAGTAGCGGTGCCAGGTGGGCGTGTGCTGGCGGTACGTGTCGAGGAGGTTGTGGAACACCTCGGCGGGGAGGTGCAGCGGCGCGAGCGCGGCGCTCAGGCTGTCAGGGTAGTGGCGGGCGCGGGCGAGGAAGACGTCCTGGCGGAGACCGGTGGCGAGCGCGGCGGCGAGGCCGTGCTGCACGTTGAGGTGCGCGTCGGCGTAGCTCTCCCACGCTTCGCGGCGGGTGTCGCGGTCCGGGTGTTGCGTGAGGGCGTCGATGTTGCCCTGACCGATGGGAACGCGCACGCCGTCCTCAACGGTCGAGCCGAGGTCGAGGTCCATGTTCACGAGGGTGGGGTGAATGCCGCGCGCGCTCGCGAACGGCGTGCCGAGCTGCCCGAGCAGCTCCTCGACTTCGGCGCTGCGCACGTGCGGGCGTTCACGCCAGATGAGTTCCAGCGGGCGCGCGAACGCCTGGAGGTTCTCGCGTTCCAGCCAGGGGCGGACGGTGTCGGGGTTCAGGGCGAGCAGCTCGGGTTTCGCGAAGGCGGTCGCGGCGGCGTACTGCGCGAGGAGGCCCTGCGCGCGGTCGCGGCGCGCGGCCGCTTCGGGGTCGCGGCCGTCGGTGCTGGCGGACATGCTGGCGTACTGCATGAGTTTGCTGACGCGCAGGCGCGCGTCCTCCTGCGCGCTCAGGAACGCCGCGAGCGCTTCGGGGCCGCGGCCGAGCGTGCCGGCGTATGCCCGCAGGGCCTCAAGTGTGTCGGGCAGGGCGCTGGCGTCCGCGTCCCACGCTTCGGGCGTAGGGTAGATGGCTTCGATGTCCCAGGTGACGTCGCGCGGGAGGTCCGCGCGCGGGGGGAGTTGGTTGCTCATAGTGCGCGTACCATAACACCCGCGCCGCCCGGCGCAAGGGGTCAGTGCGGGTGGTCGCGCATGAACGCGACCGTGAGGGCGGCGACCTCGTCGGCGCGGCTGTCCATGATGGCGTGCGACCCGCCGGGGATCACGTGCGCGTGCGCGTGCGGCAGCAGTTCGCACAGCGTCTCGATGGTCCACGGGCGGATCACCGGGTCGCGTTCGCCTTTGAGGATCAGGACGGGGCACTGCACGCGCGGGATGAGCGGGCCGGTCATGTGGGCTTTCTGGTCGCGGGCGAGGGCGTAGATGCGGCGCAGGCCCGCGCGGACGTACGCGCCGGCCGCGCGCGGCCACAGCGCCGGGCGTTCCAGCGGAAGGTCCTGCAGGAACCGCAGTGCCTGCACGCGGACGCTGGGATTCTCGGGGATGCCGGTGGGGGCGAGCAGCACGAGGCGGGCGGGCAGGTCCGGCCAGCGCGCGGCGAGGTCGATGGCGACCTCGCCGCCGAGGGAGTGCCCGAGGACAGTGGCGCCCTGCAGGCCGCGCCCGGTCATCCACGTGGCGAGGTGGTCGGTGAGGTCCTCGATGCCGTGCGGGTACAGTGGCGCGCGGTCGAGCGGGCGGGGGCGGCCGCGACCGCGGCTGAGGCCGTGTCCGGGCGGGTCGTAGCGGACGACGCGGACGTGCTCGGCGAGGCACCCCGCGAGGCGGCGGTACATCCACGACGCGCAGCCGAGGCCGGGGACGATCACGACGGTGTCGGCGTTCCCGCCGTCGCCGCAGGTGGCGTCGTGGGTGAGGGTGCCGTGCACGCGCGTGAAGGTGCGGCGTTGCGGGGTGGTCACGCGGCGGGCACCTGCGCGGCGAGGAACGTGAGCACCTCGCGGTTGAAGTCGGCGGCGGCGTCGACCATGGCGACGTGCCCGGCGCGGGGGAACACGACGAACTGCGCGCCCTGAATGCCTTCGGACAGGGCCTTGCCGAGCGGCAGGGGCACGAGGGCGTCGCGCGCGCCCCACACGACGAGGGTCGGCACCTGAATGCGCGCGAGGAAGTCGGTGATGTCGTCCGCGAGGAGGCTGCGTGTGGCGCGCACGAGCGTGACAAGGCCGGCGCGGGCCGCGTCGAACATGATGGTGGGCAGGAAGTCGGCCTTGCCGGCAAGCGCGGCGCGCGGGAGGTGCAGCGCGACGCGCCACCAGTCGCCGCGCAGCAGGCCGCTCGCGCACACGAGGACGAGCGCGGCCACGCGGTCCGGGTGGCGGGCGGCGAGGTGCGCGCTGATGTGCCCGCCCATGCTGTGCCCGACCACGGCGGCGGGAGTGAGGTTTAGGCTGCCCATCCAGCGGGCGATCAGGTCGGCGCTTTCACGTACGCCGAGGGGCCGCTGGCGGCGGGCGCTGCCGAACCCCACGAGGTCCACGACGTACACGGTGTAGTGGGCCTGCAGGGCGTGGAGGTTGCGGCGCCACCATCGCCGGGAGCCGCTCAGGCCGTGGATGAGCAGCATGGGTGGGCCGCTGCCGTCCACGGTGTACGTGAGGCGATACGTTCCGTCGCGGTACTCGTGCCGCTCGTGCATACCGGCAGGATAGAGTGCGCGTCCGGGCGGGAACTTGAGGTGTTCTTGGTGATCGCGCATCTCCGCCCGGCGCCCGGGAAGGGCGGGGTGCTCCGTGGCCGTCAAAGGTGAGGGGCGCCGGGCGGAGATGCGCATCTTTGCCCGGCGCCCCTCACCTGCGGTTCAGGCGCTCTGCGCGAGCGTCAGGAAGTGGCGGTGCAGGGCGTCGCCGTCGCCGAGTTCCGGGTGGAAGCTGCAGGCGAGCAGGCGGCCCTGCTGCGCGAGGACGATGTCGTCGCCGTGGCGCGCGAGGACGTCCACGCCCTCCCCTGCCCGCTCAATGATGGGCGCGCGGATGAACACGGCGTGGACGGGTTCCGTCAGCCCCTGAACGTGCAGGTGCTCCTCGAAGGAGTCTACCTGGCGGCCGAAGGCGTTGCGGCGGACGGTGATGTCCATAAGGTCCAGGCCGGGTTGCACGCCGCCGAACTGTTTGGGCGCGCCGTGCACCTCGCGGGCGAGGAGGATGGCGCCGGCGCAGGTGCCCCAGAGGGCGCCGCCGCGTGCGTGGAAGTCGCGGATGGGGTTCCGGAGATCGTAGTCGACGAGGAGTTTGCCGATGGTGGTGCTTTCCCCGCCGGGGATGACGAGGCCGTGCAGGCCGTCAAGGTCGCGCGGCAGGCGCACTTCGGTAACGCGCGCGCCGAGGCGCTCCAGGGCGTGTTTGTGTTCGCGGAAGGCGCCTTGCAGGGCGAGGACGCCGACGTGGGGGGTGGTCATGGGGGCCTCCAAAGGCGCGGGAGCGGCATGCCGCTCCCGTGAGGTGGTGGGGTGGGGTTACCAGCCGCGTTCGGCGAGGCGTTCGCTGGGGATGAGGCTGTCGATGTTGATGCCGGTCATGGGCGCGCCGATGTCTTCGCTGATTTCCGCGAGGATGTCGGGGTTCTGGTAGTGCGTGACGGCCTTGACGATGGCGCGCGCGCGTTTCTCGATCTGGCCGAGGTCGCCGCCGCCGCTTTTGAAGATGCCGCTGCCGACGAACACGCCGTCGAGGCCGAGGTGCATCATGAGGGCCGCGTCGGCGGGCGTGGCGACGCCGCCGGCGGCGAAGTTCACGACGGGGAGCTTGCCGTGTTCGTGGACGTAGCGGACGAGTTCGTACGGCGCCTGCAGGTCGCGGGCGACGGTCATGAGTTCCTCGACGGGGCGGGCCTGGATGGCGCGGATTTCGCCGAGGACGGTGCGGGCGTGGCGGACGGCCTCGACGACGTTGCCGGTGCCCGCTTCGCCTTTGGTGCGGATCATGCTGGCGCCTTCGCCGACGCGGCGCAGGGCCTCACCGAGGTTCTTGGCGCCGTTCACGAAGGGGACGGTGAAGGCGTGTTTGTCGATGTGGTAGCTCTCGTCGGCGGGCGTGAGGACTTCGGATTCGTCGATGAAGTCGACGCCGAGCGCCTGGAGGATCTGCGCTTCGACAAAGTGGCCGATGCGGACTTTGGCCATGACGGGGATGCTGACCGCGCCGATGATTTCCTTGATCATCTTGGGGTCGCTCATGCGGGCGACGCCGCCGTCGACGCGGATGTCGGCGGGGACGCGTTCGAGGGCCATGACGGCGGTGGCGCCGGCGGCTTCGGCGATGCGGGCGTGTTCGGCGGTGACGACGTCCATGATGACGCCGCCTTTGAACATTTCGGCGAAGCCGGTTTTGACGCGGAGGGTGCCGGTGTGCGGGGTGGTGGTCATGGGGTCAGCGTACGCATGAACTGCCCCCATGAGTAGGGGCAGAATCTGGGGTCACATGGGGGCAGTTCTGGTGGGATGTGCGCGTGCCCTGCAGGTTTCCCGTAGTATGATCGTCCGGGCAATACGTTCAGAGCGGTTCGCGCGAAAGGCGTTCACGACAACTCTGAGTCGGGCGGTACGTCCGCCCGATCCGTTACACAGGAGGAACATTCACATGGCTGACACTGCACTGCTGACGCTGGAAACCATCGCCAAGTACCTGCGCGAGAAGGAAGTCCAGCTGGACATGGAAGAGAACAACGGCCAGCGCTTCATCCGCATGGGCTGGCGCTTCGAGATGGGCGACGCCGCCGTGCTGGTGAGCGTCAACGACGGCCCCAACAACACGAGCCGCCTGGAAGTCACCTGCGTGACCCAAAAGACCTACACCGAGCGCAAGGCCGAAGTCATGACGATGCTCAACGAGCGTAACCGCGAGCGCGCGTTCAGCCGCAGCATCGACAACGACGGGAACGTCTGGCTGGAGTACGTGGGCTTCTACCCCACGCTCACCGAGATGCCTCAGGAAACCTTCGACACGCTGTTCGGTGGCGTCCTGATGCACTTCCAGGATGACTACGCGTCGCTCGAAGGCTACGTGCCCGCGCAGGGCCAGCAGCCCCAGGCGTAAGCCGGTTGCCCTCCCCTGGTGGAGGGCATTCTCCTACCTCTATTAGTGAATAGTTTCACGATAATTCCTGCTCGTGAATAAAAACGTTGCTTTCAGAGCTCCACGTAAGCACGCTGTAAGCCGAAATTCGCCATAGTAGAGGCACCATGCCCGCGTCGCCCCCTCCTGACCTGCCTGCGCGCCTCCAGGCGATGCACCGTCAGGCCGCGGCCCTCCACACGCAGGACATGCACGCCGCGTGCGCCCTCAACACCGAAGCGCTCGCCCTCGCCGAACAGCACGGCACCCCCACCCAGATTGCCGACGCACTCCTCGCCACCGCCAGCTCCCTGCTGCTGCTCGGTGAATACGCCGCCGCCCGCCAGCACACCGACCGCGCCAACGCCCTGCTCGGCCCACACAGCAGCGCCGCGCAACGCGCGCGCGTCCTGCTCGTCCACGGCAAGATCGAAAGCGCCCAGGGCCGCTACCCCAGCAGCAGCGACGCCCTGCAACGCGCCCTCGCCCTCACGGAAACCAGCGGGCAGACCGAGCACCTCGGCGACATCCTCAACAACCTCGCCGTCAACGAACACCACCTCGGCCAGCGCGACGCCGCCCTGCAATTCTACCTGCGCGCCCTCGACCAGTACGAAGCGCAGGGCGACGAAACCGGCGCCGTCAAGGTCCTCGTCAACATCGGCGGCCTCGAAGAGGAACTCGAGCAGTACGACACCGCCCTGCGCCACCTGCGCGCCGCATACCAGCGGGCCCGCCGCGCCGGCAACGCCCGCAGCGCCGCCCTCGCCGTCGGCAACATCGCCTGCGTCCACCAGAGCCAGGGGCAGCACCGCCAGGCCATCCGGTACTTCCACCTCGCCATCCGCCTGCAGGAGCACCTGAACTACCGCAAAGGCGTCCTGGAACTCCACGCCTTCCTCGGCGCGTCGCACGCCGCCCTCGGCAACTTCGACACCGCTCACGCGTGCTTCGAACTGGCCCGCCGCCTCGCCGACGACCTCGGCGACCGGCGCATGCGCATCGAAATCCACCTGCGCGAAAGCCGCTCCCTGCTCGACGCCGGTCACCTCGACGACGCGCTCGGCACCCTCAACCGCGCCCTGCAGGACGCCACCGACGCGCACTACATCGTGCAGACGCACGCCGCCCACACGCTGCTGTGCGACCTGCACGAAGCGCGCCACGACCACCGCGCCGCCCTGCAGCACCTCAAGGCCGCGCGCGCCCTCGACCGGCACCTCAACACCGAAGCGCAGGAGCGGCGCCTCCAGGGCCTGCTGATCGAACACGACGTGAAACACACCCGCGAAATCGCGGAAGTGCAACAGCAGCTCAACGCGGAACTTAAGCGCAAGAACGACGCCCTCGAAGCTGCGTACCGCGAGCAGGAAGCGCTGCTGCAGCAACTCCGCTGGCAGGCGGAGGAACTCGCGCATCAGGCTCGCAGTGACGCGCTCACCGGCCTTCCGAACCGGCGGTGCTTCCTGGAACGCTTCGAGCAGGAACGCGCGCGCGCCGACCGCACCGGCGCGCCCATCGCCGTGGCCCTGATCGACATCGACTACTTCAAGCGCGTGAACGACGAACACTCGCACGCCATCGGCGACGCCGTCCTGTGCCGCATCGCTGAGCTCCTCACGCAGGGCGTCCGCGCCTCCGACACGGCCGCGCGCTACGGCGGGGAGGAATTCGCGCTGCTCATGCCCGACACGGACACGTACGGCGCGCGCCTGACCTGCGAACGCCTGCGCGTTGCCATCGCCGCGCACGACTGGTCCACGGTCCACCCGAACCTGCAGGTCACGCTGAGTATCGGGCTGCACGTGGCGCACGGCCCGGAAGGCGCGGAGCGGATGCTGGCCAGCGCGGATGCCCGCCTGTACCGCGCCAAGGCCCTCGGCCGGAACCGCGTCCAGGGCTGAGCACCCGAAAACCTGCGGCCCGTACCCGCTTGCGTACGTCAGTCCGTCAGGCCTGGCGTTCGGCACGCCGTGGACATGGGAAGAGGCGCCGACCCAGCTGACAGGCACGCTTCGCCGGCGCGTCTGTTGAGGGAATCGCCGGTATGCGGCGTGAGTCGAGGGGCTGATCGGCCGAGCGATGCGGAGGCGCCCGCCATAGCGGCGTCCTGGGGTGGCTGTCCCCGTGCGGCTACTCGTGGCCGAGGGCGAGGTAGAGGCGGGCAAGCGCGTCGGGGCGGCGCAGGTCCACGCCGAGGGCCTCTTCAGCGCGGCGCAGGCGGTAACGGAGGGTGTTCGGGTGGACGTTCAGGCGTTCCGCGAGGGCTGGGAGGGGGCCGGCGTGCGCGAGGTAGGCGCGGAGCGTGGCGGTGAGTTTCCCGTCGGCGTCGTGCGGGGCGAGGCGCGCGCGGACGTGGTCCCGCAGGGCGCCGGTGGCGTCGGTGTGCAGCAGGGCGTGCAGCGGGTCAAGGCGCGTGTAGGTGGTGTAGGCGCGCGGGGCGGTGGTGCCATCCAGCGCCTGCGACGCCTGCCGCAGCGCGGTGGGGGCGGCGGCGTACCCGGGGTGGCGGAGGCTCACGCCGAGGCGTACGTCTGCGGAGGTCGCGGCGAGGAGGGCGGCGTGGAGGTCGCGCGCTTCGCGTTCCGGGTCCAGGCTGTGCCAGAGCCAGACAGCGCGGTCCCGGCGCACGGTGGTGTACGCGGCGAGGCCGCGCTCCCGGAAGTACCCTTCT encodes:
- the pepF gene encoding oligoendopeptidase F; translated protein: MSNQLPPRADLPRDVTWDIEAIYPTPEAWDADASALPDTLEALRAYAGTLGRGPEALAAFLSAQEDARLRVSKLMQYASMSASTDGRDPEAAARRDRAQGLLAQYAAATAFAKPELLALNPDTVRPWLERENLQAFARPLELIWRERPHVRSAEVEELLGQLGTPFASARGIHPTLVNMDLDLGSTVEDGVRVPIGQGNIDALTQHPDRDTRREAWESYADAHLNVQHGLAAALATGLRQDVFLARARHYPDSLSAALAPLHLPAEVFHNLLDTYRQHTPTWHRYWRARAKWLGLPELREYDVKAPLTANPPRVTYAQAVDWITDGMAPLGEDYTRTMRDGLTTQRWVDYGANEGKRQGAYSTGLPGGKPYIFMSWQDSLFSMSTLAHEIGHSMHSLLSSRTQPTPQARYTLFAAEVASNFNQAMVRHHLFGTDITPDFEVALIEEAMSNFHRYFFIMPTLARFELETHQRAEAGKPLSAPTMNDLMADLLSEGYGDTVRMDRERSGIMWAQFSTHLYSNFYTFQYATGISAAHQLRARFDDEPDAAREAYLTFLRAGGSLDPLDALQAAGVDMRTPEAVERTFAVLDGYVRRLEELVAARNHTQNA
- a CDS encoding alpha/beta fold hydrolase: MTTPQRRTFTRVHGTLTHDATCGDGGNADTVVIVPGLGCASWMYRRLAGCLAEHVRVVRYDPPGHGLSRGRGRPRPLDRAPLYPHGIEDLTDHLATWMTGRGLQGATVLGHSLGGEVAIDLAARWPDLPARLVLLAPTGIPENPSVRVQALRFLQDLPLERPALWPRAAGAYVRAGLRRIYALARDQKAHMTGPLIPRVQCPVLILKGERDPVIRPWTIETLCELLPHAHAHVIPGGSHAIMDSRADEVAALTVAFMRDHPH
- a CDS encoding alpha/beta fold hydrolase — its product is MHERHEYRDGTYRLTYTVDGSGPPMLLIHGLSGSRRWWRRNLHALQAHYTVYVVDLVGFGSARRQRPLGVRESADLIARWMGSLNLTPAAVVGHSMGGHISAHLAARHPDRVAALVLVCASGLLRGDWWRVALHLPRAALAGKADFLPTIMFDAARAGLVTLVRATRSLLADDITDFLARIQVPTLVVWGARDALVPLPLGKALSEGIQGAQFVVFPRAGHVAMVDAAADFNREVLTFLAAQVPAA
- the pdxT gene encoding pyridoxal 5'-phosphate synthase glutaminase subunit PdxT, with protein sequence MTTPHVGVLALQGAFREHKHALERLGARVTEVRLPRDLDGLHGLVIPGGESTTIGKLLVDYDLRNPIRDFHARGGALWGTCAGAILLAREVHGAPKQFGGVQPGLDLMDITVRRNAFGRQVDSFEEHLHVQGLTEPVHAVFIRAPIIERAGEGVDVLARHGDDIVLAQQGRLLACSFHPELGDGDALHRHFLTLAQSA
- the pdxS gene encoding pyridoxal 5'-phosphate synthase lyase subunit PdxS; this translates as MTTTPHTGTLRVKTGFAEMFKGGVIMDVVTAEHARIAEAAGATAVMALERVPADIRVDGGVARMSDPKMIKEIIGAVSIPVMAKVRIGHFVEAQILQALGVDFIDESEVLTPADESYHIDKHAFTVPFVNGAKNLGEALRRVGEGASMIRTKGEAGTGNVVEAVRHARTVLGEIRAIQARPVEELMTVARDLQAPYELVRYVHEHGKLPVVNFAAGGVATPADAALMMHLGLDGVFVGSGIFKSGGGDLGQIEKRARAIVKAVTHYQNPDILAEISEDIGAPMTGINIDSLIPSERLAERGW
- a CDS encoding YbjN domain-containing protein, whose translation is MADTALLTLETIAKYLREKEVQLDMEENNGQRFIRMGWRFEMGDAAVLVSVNDGPNNTSRLEVTCVTQKTYTERKAEVMTMLNERNRERAFSRSIDNDGNVWLEYVGFYPTLTEMPQETFDTLFGGVLMHFQDDYASLEGYVPAQGQQPQA
- a CDS encoding diguanylate cyclase translates to MPASPPPDLPARLQAMHRQAAALHTQDMHAACALNTEALALAEQHGTPTQIADALLATASSLLLLGEYAAARQHTDRANALLGPHSSAAQRARVLLVHGKIESAQGRYPSSSDALQRALALTETSGQTEHLGDILNNLAVNEHHLGQRDAALQFYLRALDQYEAQGDETGAVKVLVNIGGLEEELEQYDTALRHLRAAYQRARRAGNARSAALAVGNIACVHQSQGQHRQAIRYFHLAIRLQEHLNYRKGVLELHAFLGASHAALGNFDTAHACFELARRLADDLGDRRMRIEIHLRESRSLLDAGHLDDALGTLNRALQDATDAHYIVQTHAAHTLLCDLHEARHDHRAALQHLKAARALDRHLNTEAQERRLQGLLIEHDVKHTREIAEVQQQLNAELKRKNDALEAAYREQEALLQQLRWQAEELAHQARSDALTGLPNRRCFLERFEQERARADRTGAPIAVALIDIDYFKRVNDEHSHAIGDAVLCRIAELLTQGVRASDTAARYGGEEFALLMPDTDTYGARLTCERLRVAIAAHDWSTVHPNLQVTLSIGLHVAHGPEGAERMLASADARLYRAKALGRNRVQG